One Mycolicibacter sp. MU0083 DNA window includes the following coding sequences:
- a CDS encoding PQQ-binding-like beta-propeller repeat protein has protein sequence MLRRRGALAGLALAVTAVLLGGCANTDSCVDAAPAPGWPAQYADAANSSHTATSGATDLQLDWIRSVKGELGAQPALGVHGWMVLNAATDDGCSLMQWENADRGRQRWCTRLHQGGEFFGPLIDGFDNVYVGQPGAMLSFPPTQWIRWRAPVIGMPSTPRILGDGLLLVVTHLGQVLIFDAHRGTVTGTPLDLVDGVDPTDFQRGLSDCAPARPDCPVASAPAFSAASNTVVVSLWQPGAKESGLVGLRYHPGGTPLLTQEWASDAVAAGVLASPVLSADGSTVYVNGRDQRLWALDASDGSAKWSVPLKFLAQTPPAVTPDGLIVSGGGPDTELVAFRDRGDAAEEVWRREDTAPLSASSLAGKVGYTVVSGTSLGPAGLSLMVFDPADGRTVNSYPLPEARGFPLGVSVGNDRRVVVATSAGQVFSFAPA, from the coding sequence GTGTTGCGGCGACGTGGTGCCCTGGCCGGACTCGCACTGGCGGTGACGGCCGTGCTGCTGGGCGGCTGCGCCAACACCGACTCGTGCGTCGATGCCGCCCCGGCGCCGGGCTGGCCCGCCCAGTACGCCGACGCCGCCAACAGCAGTCACACCGCGACCTCCGGCGCCACCGACCTGCAATTGGACTGGATTCGCTCGGTCAAGGGCGAGTTGGGGGCGCAGCCCGCCCTGGGTGTGCACGGCTGGATGGTGCTCAACGCCGCGACGGACGACGGCTGCTCGCTGATGCAGTGGGAGAACGCCGACCGTGGCCGGCAGCGCTGGTGCACCCGCCTGCATCAGGGCGGCGAGTTCTTCGGACCGCTCATCGACGGTTTCGACAACGTCTACGTCGGGCAGCCCGGTGCGATGCTGTCGTTCCCGCCGACGCAGTGGATCCGGTGGCGGGCACCGGTGATCGGAATGCCGTCGACTCCCCGGATCCTCGGCGACGGCCTGCTGCTGGTGGTCACCCATCTGGGGCAGGTGCTGATCTTCGACGCCCACCGCGGCACCGTCACCGGCACCCCGTTGGATCTGGTGGACGGCGTCGATCCGACCGACTTCCAGCGCGGACTGTCCGACTGCGCACCGGCCCGCCCGGACTGCCCGGTGGCCTCTGCGCCCGCGTTCTCCGCGGCGAGTAACACCGTGGTGGTGAGCCTGTGGCAGCCGGGAGCCAAGGAATCCGGCCTGGTGGGACTCAGATACCACCCGGGGGGCACACCGCTGCTCACCCAGGAATGGGCCAGCGACGCCGTCGCGGCCGGTGTGCTGGCCAGCCCGGTGTTGTCCGCCGATGGGTCGACGGTCTACGTCAACGGGCGCGACCAGCGCCTGTGGGCGCTCGATGCCTCCGACGGCAGCGCGAAATGGTCGGTGCCGTTGAAGTTCCTGGCCCAGACCCCGCCCGCGGTGACGCCCGACGGATTGATCGTCTCCGGTGGCGGCCCCGACACCGAGCTGGTCGCGTTCCGCGATCGGGGCGACGCCGCCGAAGAGGTATGGCGGCGTGAGGACACCGCGCCGTTGTCCGCGTCGAGTCTGGCGGGCAAGGTCGGCTACACGGTCGTGTCGGGCACCAGCCTGGGCCCGGCCGGCCTGTCGCTGATGGTGTTCGACCCGGCCGACGGCCGCACCGTCAACAGCTACCCGTTGCCCGAGGCCCGCGGTTTCCCGCTCGGGGTGTCGGTCGGCAACGACCGGCGGGTGGTGGTCGCCACCAGCGCGGGCCAGGTGTTCAGCTTCGCCCCGGCCTGA
- a CDS encoding esterase has protein sequence MRILVAALLTGGVVGSWLGVTGAPSAGATSPCAELGGSIESGQCHVHASNASYTLDMRFPVDYPDQQTLTDYLVQNRDGFLTVAKSPGSRDMPYEMDATSEQHRSGQAPKGTQSVVLKIFQDLGGPQPSTWYQSFNYDLATRKPITFETLFAPNSKPLEAIFPLVQRDLERQTGVPAFLISSGSGMDPTHYQNFAITNEDVIFYFAPGELLPMSSGATSVKVPRAAIPPLAV, from the coding sequence ATGCGCATTCTGGTGGCCGCCCTGCTGACGGGTGGGGTAGTGGGCAGTTGGTTGGGTGTGACGGGTGCGCCCTCGGCGGGTGCGACCTCGCCCTGCGCCGAACTGGGCGGCTCGATCGAATCCGGCCAGTGCCACGTGCATGCCTCGAACGCCAGCTACACCCTCGACATGAGATTCCCGGTCGACTATCCCGACCAGCAGACCCTCACCGACTACCTGGTGCAGAACCGCGACGGGTTCTTGACCGTGGCCAAGTCGCCGGGGTCGCGGGACATGCCCTACGAAATGGACGCCACCTCCGAGCAGCACCGCTCCGGTCAAGCCCCCAAGGGCACCCAGAGCGTCGTGCTGAAGATCTTCCAGGATCTCGGCGGGCCGCAACCGTCCACCTGGTATCAGTCGTTCAACTACGACCTGGCGACCCGCAAGCCGATCACCTTCGAGACACTGTTCGCGCCCAACAGCAAGCCGCTGGAGGCGATCTTTCCGCTCGTGCAGCGCGACCTGGAGCGCCAGACCGGAGTGCCGGCGTTCCTGATCTCGTCGGGCTCGGGCATGGATCCGACGCACTACCAGAACTTCGCCATCACCAACGAGGACGTGATCTTCTACTTCGCCCCCGGTGAACTGCTGCCGATGAGCTCCGGCGCCACCTCGGTGAAGGTGCCGCGCGCCGCGATCCCGCCGCTGGCCGTCTAG
- a CDS encoding THUMP-like domain-containing protein, with product MVLQRDDHRGQTVLEFSPDDVGYLRSAGGVAALAEAAGFALTEATRVADVAELRGRFGQRAPALVETVLLRRRATAKLTELPETAQWLFTDEALQQASAAPVARHRARRLVAAASGAAVHDVTCSIGTELAVLSELTDRILGSDLDPVRLAMARHNLPGTAVLRADALAPVSRGTVVLADPGRRSGGRRRFDPADYQPALDRLFEVYSDRDFAVKAAPGIDFDKIEMLGFRGEIEIVSWRASVREACLWSPGLAGPGVRRRATILDRDEQITDADPDDCEVRPAGRWIVDPDGAVVRAGLVRHYGARHGLWQLDPDIAYLSGDELPDGVRGFEVLETLAYSEKRLRQALTAHDCGALEILVRGVRDVQADPDGLRRRLRLRGSVPLSVVITRIGTGPAARAIAFVCRPSR from the coding sequence CTGGTTCTACAACGTGATGATCACCGGGGTCAAACCGTCCTAGAGTTCAGCCCCGACGACGTCGGCTACCTGCGTTCGGCAGGCGGCGTCGCCGCACTGGCCGAGGCCGCCGGATTCGCCTTGACCGAGGCCACCCGGGTCGCCGACGTCGCCGAACTGCGCGGTCGTTTCGGGCAGCGGGCACCTGCCCTGGTCGAGACCGTGCTGCTGCGCCGACGCGCGACGGCGAAGCTGACCGAACTGCCGGAGACGGCGCAGTGGCTGTTCACCGACGAGGCGCTGCAACAGGCCAGCGCGGCGCCGGTGGCACGGCACCGGGCCCGACGATTGGTCGCGGCCGCGTCGGGCGCCGCCGTCCACGACGTGACCTGCTCGATCGGCACCGAACTGGCGGTGCTGTCGGAGCTGACCGACCGCATCCTCGGCAGCGATCTCGACCCGGTGCGGTTGGCGATGGCGCGCCACAACCTGCCCGGGACGGCCGTGCTGCGCGCCGATGCCCTGGCGCCGGTCAGTCGGGGAACCGTGGTGCTGGCCGACCCGGGCCGGCGAAGCGGCGGGCGGCGGCGCTTCGACCCGGCTGACTACCAGCCCGCACTGGATCGGCTGTTCGAGGTGTACTCCGACCGTGATTTCGCCGTAAAAGCCGCTCCCGGAATCGATTTCGACAAGATCGAGATGCTCGGTTTCCGCGGCGAGATCGAGATCGTCTCCTGGCGTGCCTCGGTGCGCGAGGCCTGCCTGTGGTCACCCGGGTTGGCCGGACCCGGGGTGCGCCGCCGGGCCACGATCCTCGACCGTGACGAGCAGATCACCGACGCCGACCCCGACGACTGCGAGGTGCGTCCGGCGGGTCGCTGGATCGTCGACCCGGACGGAGCGGTGGTGCGGGCCGGTCTGGTCCGCCACTACGGTGCGCGGCACGGATTGTGGCAGCTCGACCCCGACATCGCCTACCTCTCCGGCGACGAATTGCCGGACGGTGTCCGCGGATTCGAGGTACTGGAGACGCTGGCCTACAGCGAGAAGCGTCTTCGTCAGGCGTTGACGGCCCACGACTGCGGGGCACTGGAGATCCTGGTGCGCGGCGTGCGCGATGTGCAGGCCGATCCGGACGGACTGCGCCGCCGGTTGCGGCTACGCGGATCGGTGCCCCTGTCGGTCGTGATCACCCGGATCGGGACGGGGCCGGCGGCGCGCGCGATTGCGTTCGTCTGTCGTCCGTCGCGCTGA
- a CDS encoding class I SAM-dependent methyltransferase, whose protein sequence is MTSTDPTPNPHATAEQVEAARHDSKLAQVLYHDWEAEQYDEKWSISYDERCINYARGRFDVIVPEAERAGLPYDRALELGCGTGFFLLNLMQSGVAQRGSVTDLSPGMVKVATRNGKNLGLDVDGRVADAEGIPYEDNTFDLVVGHAVLHHIPDVELSLREVMRVLKPGGRFVFAGEPTTVGNFYARRLADLTWKTTVAAMKLPGMGSWRRPQEELDENSRAAALEWIVDLHTFEPSDLERMATNAGAIEVRTASEEFTAAMLGWPVRTFESTVPPGKLGWKWAKFAFGGWTTLSWLDANVLSRVVPKGWFYNVMITGVKPS, encoded by the coding sequence ATGACCAGTACGGACCCGACGCCGAACCCGCACGCCACCGCCGAACAGGTGGAAGCGGCTCGGCACGACAGCAAGCTCGCCCAGGTGCTCTATCACGACTGGGAGGCCGAACAGTACGACGAGAAGTGGTCGATCTCCTACGACGAGCGCTGTATCAACTACGCGCGCGGCCGCTTCGACGTGATCGTGCCCGAAGCCGAGCGGGCCGGCCTGCCCTATGACCGGGCGCTGGAGCTGGGCTGCGGAACCGGGTTCTTCCTGCTCAACCTGATGCAATCCGGGGTCGCTCAGCGCGGCTCGGTCACCGACCTGTCGCCGGGCATGGTCAAGGTCGCCACCCGCAACGGCAAGAACCTGGGCTTGGACGTCGACGGCCGGGTCGCCGACGCCGAGGGGATCCCCTACGAGGACAACACCTTCGACCTGGTGGTCGGGCACGCGGTGCTGCACCACATCCCGGACGTCGAGTTGTCGCTGCGCGAAGTGATGCGGGTCCTCAAGCCCGGTGGCCGGTTCGTGTTCGCCGGTGAGCCCACCACGGTCGGCAACTTCTACGCCCGCCGGCTGGCCGACCTGACCTGGAAGACCACCGTCGCCGCGATGAAGCTGCCCGGGATGGGTTCCTGGCGACGGCCGCAGGAGGAACTCGACGAGAACTCGCGTGCGGCGGCCCTGGAATGGATCGTCGACCTGCACACCTTCGAGCCCAGTGACCTGGAACGGATGGCGACCAACGCCGGCGCGATCGAGGTGCGTACCGCCAGCGAAGAGTTCACCGCCGCCATGCTCGGCTGGCCGGTGCGTACCTTCGAGTCCACGGTGCCCCCGGGCAAGCTCGGCTGGAAGTGGGCGAAGTTCGCCTTCGGCGGCTGGACCACCCTGAGCTGGCTGGACGCCAACGTGCTCAGCCGAGTGGTCCCCAAGGGCTGGTTCTACAACGTGATGATCACCGGGGTCAAACCGTCCTAG
- a CDS encoding histidine phosphatase family protein, whose product MQRAVNRARAAVGIALIGCGLGAAAPVAATAAAGSAWAVRLTAGAEQITLDLVRHGQSTDDLNDILGTLPPGAPLSDAGVQQANTVAAAIQDEFPGGLAGIYASDLIRTQQTAAPLAAALGMDVGLLSGLNEVGAGIFEGQPRDLVTEIGYFAPMAAWVLGFPLVSEFGSINGVQFDDQVGGAVDAIYHDTVDAGGPLADVAYTSGGVIAIWTLMNVKNPPIALLVQQLLETLGPPPNAGQAILQGNPTDGWTMVSWDGTAVPQTPDLLTGLFVDVRDLISAPQVAAWHIWEALQAGDPDGIGTALQTGFTDVFNAIAAFPQAVIDTITGSMADSAGGDAGDALGDLLGALGI is encoded by the coding sequence ATGCAGCGAGCCGTCAACCGTGCGCGGGCAGCCGTCGGTATCGCACTGATCGGATGCGGCCTCGGCGCCGCCGCGCCGGTGGCGGCTACGGCCGCCGCAGGATCGGCCTGGGCGGTCCGGCTCACCGCCGGTGCCGAGCAGATCACGCTGGACCTGGTGCGGCACGGCCAGTCGACCGACGACCTCAACGACATCCTCGGCACACTCCCGCCCGGCGCACCGCTGTCGGATGCCGGCGTCCAGCAGGCGAACACCGTCGCGGCCGCCATCCAGGACGAGTTCCCCGGCGGCCTCGCCGGCATCTACGCCTCCGATCTCATCCGCACCCAGCAGACGGCAGCTCCGCTGGCCGCGGCACTGGGGATGGACGTCGGGCTGTTGAGCGGGCTCAACGAGGTCGGCGCCGGCATCTTCGAGGGCCAGCCCCGCGACCTGGTGACCGAGATCGGCTATTTCGCGCCGATGGCGGCGTGGGTGCTCGGATTTCCCCTGGTCTCGGAGTTCGGGTCCATCAACGGTGTGCAGTTCGACGATCAGGTCGGCGGTGCCGTGGACGCCATCTACCACGACACCGTCGACGCCGGCGGGCCGTTGGCCGACGTGGCGTACACCAGCGGCGGGGTGATCGCGATCTGGACGCTGATGAATGTCAAGAACCCGCCGATCGCGCTGCTGGTGCAGCAACTGCTCGAAACGCTCGGACCGCCCCCCAACGCGGGCCAGGCGATCCTGCAGGGCAACCCCACCGACGGCTGGACGATGGTCAGCTGGGACGGGACGGCCGTTCCGCAGACCCCGGACCTGCTCACCGGCTTGTTCGTCGACGTGCGAGACCTGATCTCCGCGCCGCAGGTGGCCGCCTGGCATATCTGGGAGGCACTGCAGGCCGGCGACCCGGACGGTATCGGCACCGCGCTGCAGACCGGCTTCACCGACGTGTTCAACGCGATCGCCGCGTTCCCGCAGGCGGTCATCGACACCATCACCGGCTCGATGGCCGACTCCGCCGGCGGGGATGCGGGCGATGCGCTGGGAGACCTGCTCGGAGCACTGGGGATCTGA
- a CDS encoding histidine phosphatase family protein — protein MHQTRPWVTAGVALVGAGVLAATPVAPIAAPLPAPVLPGIQLTAVDMVLDLVRHGQSEDNVSGIIGTTPPGAPLTDLGWEQAAALADPDNPQHLQDPDFYNGIYASGFIRPQETAEGWLTAAGAPDTPVTVLPGLNEVNAGILEGTNQSDQMTALMYLVAPLAWMFGQYWVPQLGSTIDPNGMAFQDRFGGAVDQIYANGGDVGEDGDLHNVAFAHALSIATWVMMNVKNPDFGLFFSSLTAGILPNTGQVVIEGNPTDGWTLVSWNGEEVSETPSLLSGLIVDFRDLITAPQMAGWHIMTALQGGDLDEIGAALQAGFTDVFNAIAAFPQAVIDTITGSMGDLAGGDAGDAMGDLLAILAG, from the coding sequence ATGCACCAAACCCGCCCCTGGGTCACCGCCGGAGTCGCGCTCGTCGGCGCCGGTGTCCTCGCGGCCACCCCGGTGGCCCCGATCGCTGCGCCGCTACCGGCGCCGGTCCTGCCCGGCATCCAGTTGACCGCCGTCGACATGGTCCTCGACCTGGTGCGACACGGACAATCCGAGGACAACGTGTCCGGCATCATCGGGACGACCCCGCCGGGCGCACCGCTGACCGACCTCGGCTGGGAACAGGCCGCCGCACTCGCCGACCCCGACAACCCCCAGCACCTGCAAGACCCCGACTTCTACAACGGGATCTATGCCTCGGGGTTCATCCGGCCCCAGGAGACCGCCGAGGGCTGGCTGACCGCCGCGGGCGCCCCCGACACCCCGGTCACGGTCCTGCCGGGCCTCAACGAGGTCAATGCCGGCATCCTCGAGGGCACCAACCAGTCGGACCAGATGACCGCGTTGATGTACCTGGTGGCGCCGCTGGCGTGGATGTTCGGCCAGTACTGGGTGCCGCAGTTGGGCTCGACGATCGACCCGAACGGGATGGCGTTCCAAGACCGGTTCGGCGGTGCGGTCGACCAGATCTACGCCAACGGCGGCGACGTCGGCGAGGACGGGGATCTGCACAACGTGGCGTTCGCGCACGCGCTGTCGATCGCCACCTGGGTGATGATGAACGTCAAGAACCCCGATTTCGGGCTGTTCTTCTCCTCGCTCACCGCGGGCATCCTGCCCAACACCGGGCAGGTCGTGATCGAGGGCAATCCCACCGACGGCTGGACGCTGGTCAGCTGGAACGGGGAAGAGGTGTCGGAGACCCCGAGCCTGCTCAGCGGACTGATCGTCGACTTCCGCGATCTGATCACCGCGCCGCAGATGGCCGGCTGGCACATCATGACGGCCCTGCAGGGCGGTGATCTCGACGAGATCGGCGCCGCGCTGCAGGCCGGCTTCACCGACGTGTTCAACGCGATCGCCGCGTTCCCGCAGGCGGTCATCGACACCATCACCGGTTCGATGGGCGATCTGGCCGGTGGGGATGCGGGCGACGCGATGGGGGACCTGCTGGCGATCCTGGCCGGCTGA